One genomic window of Paenibacillus xylanilyticus includes the following:
- the thpR gene encoding RNA 2',3'-cyclic phosphodiesterase — protein MMNNYSYTDLPSRRERLFTAIRLPAPIQESLQLDAEMVKNGLDFRKWTDHRDYHITLQFLGDTLVSDIGHLRKALRMASTGIQPFELQTSGWGTFGLKDAPKVLWRGVDGERESLNLLHKRILEATSTLGYEAELRPYSPHITIARKFLGLAPGNEDKGIYGVLPEHSLGAKSWIVEDFVLYVTRLGQSPMYEVVDTFSFS, from the coding sequence ATGATGAATAACTATTCATATACGGATCTACCATCACGGCGGGAAAGATTATTTACGGCAATACGTCTTCCGGCACCTATTCAGGAATCCCTTCAACTCGATGCAGAAATGGTGAAGAACGGACTTGATTTTCGCAAATGGACAGACCATCGGGATTACCATATCACGCTGCAATTTCTGGGAGATACACTGGTGAGTGATATTGGGCATCTGCGGAAAGCGCTGCGCATGGCGAGTACAGGGATTCAGCCGTTTGAACTGCAAACTTCCGGGTGGGGAACTTTCGGTCTGAAAGATGCTCCGAAGGTGTTGTGGAGGGGTGTGGACGGCGAACGGGAGTCTTTGAATCTTCTTCACAAGCGGATTCTGGAGGCCACATCGACACTTGGATATGAAGCAGAGCTGAGACCTTACTCTCCGCACATTACAATTGCACGCAAATTTCTGGGTTTAGCCCCAGGAAATGAAGATAAAGGGATTTATGGGGTGCTTCCGGAACATTCCTTGGGTGCTAAATCATGGATTGTGGAGGACTTTGTACTTTATGTGACCAGGCTTGGACAATCGCCGATGTATGAGGTTGTGGATACGTTTTCATTTTCCTGA